One window of the Solibacillus isronensis genome contains the following:
- a CDS encoding 5'-3' exonuclease has translation MTKPHLLIVDGMALLFRSFFASAAMNQFIRLDDGTPSNGVQGFARHVLTAQNLMRPTHLAVCWDMGAVTFRNDLYDGYKANRPAPPEEMLPQFDMAKRVSEMIGWQNFGTQGLEADDLIGSMVEKWKDEAQITVISGDKDLLQLLNPSTTIALTKKGYTEYDMYTESRFVEEYGIAPKQFAEVKAFMGDTSDGYPGVKGIGPKTALQLIQNHGSIDGVLEALPTLKPGQRIKISENEAMLRLSHQLATIHCDVPIDVELDQLALSPYAPELFDHIEQHGYRLIAKHARSIYK, from the coding sequence ATGACAAAACCACATTTATTAATAGTTGATGGTATGGCGCTATTATTTCGTTCATTTTTTGCGTCTGCTGCAATGAATCAATTTATACGTTTAGATGACGGGACACCATCAAATGGTGTTCAAGGCTTTGCCCGTCATGTATTGACAGCACAGAATCTGATGCGGCCGACACATTTGGCGGTATGCTGGGATATGGGCGCAGTGACATTCCGTAATGACCTGTACGATGGCTATAAAGCGAATCGACCTGCACCACCGGAAGAGATGCTGCCGCAATTTGATATGGCGAAAAGAGTATCGGAAATGATCGGGTGGCAGAATTTTGGTACACAAGGTCTAGAAGCGGATGACTTGATCGGCTCAATGGTCGAGAAGTGGAAAGACGAAGCACAAATTACTGTCATTAGCGGTGATAAAGATTTACTGCAATTACTAAACCCTTCCACAACAATTGCCTTAACGAAAAAAGGCTATACAGAATACGATATGTATACGGAAAGCCGATTTGTAGAGGAATATGGCATTGCGCCAAAACAATTCGCGGAAGTTAAAGCGTTTATGGGAGACACGAGCGACGGGTACCCGGGGGTAAAAGGAATTGGACCGAAAACAGCGTTACAGCTAATTCAAAATCATGGTTCCATCGATGGCGTTTTAGAAGCGTTGCCAACATTAAAACCGGGTCAGCGTATTAAAATTAGTGAAAACGAAGCGATGTTACGCTTATCGCATCAACTGGCAACAATCCATTGTGATGTACCGATTGACGTGGAACTGGATCAATTAGCTTTATCTCCATATGCACCGGAGCTGTTTGATCATATTGAACAGCATGGCTATCGCTTAATCGCAAAACACGCACGCTCGATTTATAAATAA
- the hutH gene encoding histidine ammonia-lyase yields MIQLNGQNLSIEQLGRILYNGEKIEIAEEAKVRVVKSRDAVERIVQQDKTVYGINTGFGKFSDVKIAEHEVSKLQVNLIRSHACGFGEPFSEHVAKAMMVLRLNALLKGLSGIRLEVLERLLWMINEDIIPVIPQQGSLGASGDLAPLSHLVLAVIGDGEVFVNGGKHPSHEIFEQLGLPKIELQAKEGLALINGTQAMTAQGVVNYLEAEKLAYASEWIASMTMESLYGIIDAFHPAVHEARGMQEQMAVAERMRDWLKDSKLITHQGEKRVQDPYSLRCIPQIHGASWQVLNYVKEKLEIEINAATDNPLIFDDGGLVISGGNFHGQPIAFAMDFLKIGMAELANVSERRIERLVNPQLNEGLPAFLSANPGLESGAMILQYSAASLVSENKTLAHPASVDSIPSSANQEDHVSMGTTGSRHARMIIENVRNVLAIEAFCAAQAVEYRGVENMSPKLYEKWKDIRNIAPAVTEDRIFSKDVNRIIDYLKPNG; encoded by the coding sequence ATGATTCAGTTAAACGGTCAAAATTTATCGATCGAACAATTGGGGCGTATTTTATATAATGGGGAAAAAATAGAGATAGCGGAAGAAGCTAAAGTACGTGTTGTTAAAAGCCGTGACGCAGTGGAAAGGATTGTTCAGCAGGATAAAACCGTATACGGGATTAATACAGGGTTTGGAAAGTTCAGCGATGTGAAAATTGCAGAGCATGAAGTAAGCAAGCTGCAAGTTAATTTAATTCGTTCGCATGCATGCGGTTTTGGGGAGCCTTTTTCGGAACACGTTGCAAAAGCGATGATGGTGCTTAGATTAAATGCATTATTAAAAGGGTTATCAGGTATCCGCTTGGAAGTGCTGGAGCGGCTGTTATGGATGATTAATGAAGACATAATTCCTGTAATTCCACAGCAAGGTTCACTCGGAGCATCCGGAGATTTAGCACCACTTTCTCATTTAGTTTTAGCGGTCATTGGGGACGGGGAAGTATTTGTAAATGGTGGTAAACATCCGTCACATGAAATATTTGAACAGCTGGGACTGCCGAAAATTGAACTGCAGGCAAAAGAAGGTCTTGCGTTAATCAATGGAACCCAGGCAATGACTGCACAAGGCGTAGTCAATTATTTGGAAGCCGAGAAACTGGCTTATGCAAGTGAATGGATTGCTTCAATGACGATGGAAAGTTTATACGGGATAATCGATGCTTTCCATCCAGCTGTTCATGAAGCGCGCGGCATGCAAGAACAAATGGCTGTGGCAGAGCGTATGCGTGATTGGTTAAAGGACAGCAAACTTATTACTCATCAAGGGGAAAAGCGTGTGCAGGATCCGTATTCGCTTCGCTGCATCCCGCAAATCCACGGGGCGAGCTGGCAAGTATTGAATTACGTTAAAGAAAAGCTCGAAATCGAAATAAATGCAGCAACAGATAATCCGCTTATTTTTGATGATGGCGGTTTAGTCATTTCAGGAGGAAACTTCCATGGGCAGCCGATTGCATTTGCGATGGACTTTCTGAAAATCGGCATGGCGGAGTTGGCCAATGTATCAGAGCGCCGGATTGAACGATTAGTAAATCCGCAGTTAAATGAGGGATTGCCAGCATTTTTAAGTGCGAATCCAGGACTTGAATCAGGCGCGATGATTTTGCAGTATAGCGCAGCAAGTTTAGTATCGGAAAATAAAACATTGGCACATCCTGCATCGGTTGACTCCATTCCATCTTCTGCAAATCAAGAAGACCATGTATCGATGGGTACTACGGGATCTCGCCATGCGCGCATGATTATTGAAAATGTAAGAAATGTACTGGCAATCGAGGCATTTTGTGCAGCACAGGCAGTAGAATACCGGGGTGTAGAGAACATGTCGCCAAAACTTTATGAGAAGTGGAAAGACATTCGCAACATAGCACCTGCAGTGACGGAAGATCGTATTTTCAGCAAAGACGTGAATCGTATTATCGACTACTTGAAACCGAATGGGTAA
- a CDS encoding ABC1 kinase family protein codes for MDFISAIIQLLIASALIFFISGRLIGSQISLMKRLLSVLISVSLTTFVFWYTYLRGSDYYDQGIVSNVVNITTIIWLGCMLLISMLLYLFFELFDSIELNENGTPVGRRSYFKTLITYWKRQKRLREVVGIAVTNGVTRTMKYARARDDERELAKALRDTLEQCGGVFIKFGQVLSTRKELLSPIFIDELEKLQQHVKPLSEQQVDQIIAENFNAGADQIFSYISKTPLASASIGQVHKAVLKETDEPVVVKFLRPDVKNIMQDDLSILMEFARWITSKSQWAENLGFYDLAKGFSMALKEEIDFNIEARNMEQVAKIVERGSIDVKVPKVYRECSNSNVVVMEYIKGKSVTVANELFTDLGIDRHQFAKTLLYSFLEQTLVSGIFHADPHPGNIYIEETTGRVAILDYGAVGRLAELQQEGLKYFLVGIHQNDAALVVDGIAQLVENAEQINRHEMEQAISQILLKINYVSTIPTDELMYSIFSVVREFGLHFYPSVNVALRAIVTLDGTLSIICPRFRIFSEVKDFSNDYLKSSFLKPFKHPVETKDLIEEELALMLPNLRKIPRRLDQLFRKVESGKIILHHDIFSDKANSMFVTQLFSRLVLLMVGITFGIISVALLAISQFIHNAYAIYLNTAAYLGLFLCAILLVRLSIQAIRDMKRTK; via the coding sequence ATGGATTTCATTTCAGCGATAATTCAACTGCTCATTGCATCCGCGCTAATATTCTTTATTAGCGGCCGTTTAATCGGATCACAAATAAGTCTGATGAAAAGATTATTATCCGTGCTAATTAGTGTTTCCTTAACGACCTTTGTTTTCTGGTATACATATTTGCGTGGATCAGACTATTATGACCAAGGAATTGTTTCAAATGTCGTCAACATTACAACTATTATCTGGCTTGGTTGTATGCTTCTCATTTCGATGCTGCTTTATCTGTTTTTTGAGCTGTTTGATTCGATAGAATTGAATGAAAACGGCACACCTGTCGGCAGGCGTTCTTATTTTAAAACACTTATTACGTATTGGAAGCGTCAAAAACGTTTACGTGAAGTAGTGGGAATTGCTGTAACAAACGGAGTCACACGAACGATGAAATATGCCCGTGCCCGCGATGATGAACGTGAACTCGCAAAAGCATTAAGGGATACACTTGAGCAGTGCGGCGGGGTATTTATTAAATTTGGACAAGTACTATCAACACGTAAAGAGCTCTTGTCCCCGATTTTTATTGATGAACTTGAAAAGCTTCAGCAACATGTAAAGCCCCTTTCCGAACAGCAAGTTGACCAAATAATTGCTGAAAACTTTAATGCGGGTGCGGATCAAATCTTTTCCTATATAAGTAAAACACCATTAGCTTCCGCTTCAATCGGTCAAGTACATAAAGCGGTGTTAAAGGAAACAGACGAACCTGTCGTTGTGAAGTTTTTACGACCTGACGTGAAAAATATAATGCAGGATGATCTATCGATTTTAATGGAGTTTGCTAGATGGATTACGAGTAAATCGCAATGGGCTGAAAACTTAGGTTTTTACGATTTGGCGAAAGGCTTCAGTATGGCATTGAAGGAAGAGATTGATTTTAATATCGAGGCTCGTAATATGGAGCAGGTTGCCAAAATTGTAGAACGTGGCAGTATTGATGTAAAAGTACCGAAAGTATACCGAGAATGCAGTAATTCCAATGTTGTGGTAATGGAATATATAAAAGGGAAGTCCGTTACAGTAGCGAATGAACTATTTACAGATTTAGGCATTGACCGTCATCAGTTTGCAAAAACATTATTGTATTCGTTTTTGGAACAAACGCTTGTTTCTGGGATTTTCCATGCTGACCCGCATCCGGGGAATATTTATATTGAGGAAACAACCGGACGTGTCGCGATTCTCGATTATGGAGCTGTCGGCCGTTTAGCTGAATTGCAGCAGGAAGGGTTAAAGTACTTCCTTGTCGGAATTCATCAAAACGATGCAGCGCTTGTTGTTGATGGGATTGCCCAGCTTGTAGAAAATGCCGAGCAGATCAATCGGCACGAAATGGAGCAGGCAATTAGCCAGATTCTGCTGAAAATCAACTATGTGTCTACGATTCCGACTGATGAGCTAATGTACTCCATTTTCTCTGTTGTGCGTGAATTTGGACTTCATTTCTATCCGTCCGTCAACGTGGCATTACGTGCCATTGTAACATTAGACGGTACATTGTCTATTATTTGCCCAAGATTCAGGATTTTCAGTGAAGTAAAAGACTTCTCCAATGATTATTTGAAATCAAGCTTCCTGAAACCGTTCAAACATCCGGTAGAGACGAAAGACTTAATCGAAGAAGAACTGGCACTGATGTTGCCGAATCTACGGAAAATACCGCGACGTCTAGATCAGTTATTCAGAAAAGTGGAGAGCGGTAAAATCATTTTGCATCATGATATTTTTTCGGATAAAGCGAATTCCATGTTTGTAACACAGCTGTTTTCAAGGTTAGTTTTGCTGATGGTTGGAATTACATTTGGAATTATATCGGTTGCATTACTAGCAATCTCTCAATTTATTCATAATGCTTATGCAATTTATTTAAATACGGCTGCTTATTTAGGTTTGTTTTTATGTGCGATCTTGCTCGTACGATTATCGATTCAAGCAATCCGAGATATGAAGCGTACAAAATAG
- a CDS encoding SACOL1771 family peroxiredoxin, whose product MTIHTFTLKIDWPGGRNAVGDLKTERLHTQISIPPEMDGPGIGTNPDEMLLGAAATCYLITLAAMLERSQIDAKLNLKSEGLVDVTNGVFTYKAIHHYVDIDLQNKEDERARRIAERYAYKAEETCMISKALKGNVEVHTHLTLT is encoded by the coding sequence ATGACGATACATACATTTACGTTAAAGATTGACTGGCCAGGGGGGCGAAATGCGGTTGGAGATTTGAAAACCGAACGATTGCACACACAAATTTCGATTCCGCCTGAAATGGATGGACCTGGTATTGGGACAAATCCGGATGAAATGCTTCTCGGTGCCGCGGCTACCTGTTATTTAATTACACTAGCGGCAATGCTTGAGCGAAGTCAAATTGACGCAAAGCTGAATTTGAAGTCAGAAGGCCTTGTTGATGTTACAAACGGTGTTTTTACATACAAAGCGATCCACCATTATGTCGACATTGACCTGCAGAATAAAGAAGATGAACGTGCCCGTCGTATAGCGGAGCGCTATGCATATAAGGCAGAGGAAACTTGTATGATTAGTAAAGCGTTAAAAGGGAATGTAGAAGTGCATACACATTTAACTTTGACCTAA
- a CDS encoding carboxylate--amine ligase, with the protein MTRQPFLPIIVGTDINAYNMAISFHEEYKIRPILVGKGVLPFTNLSNIPRAIEYDKKLGEPDQFAKILISVAKKYENEAEKLILIGTNDLYVRLIIENRAILRDYFVFNYIDENLMNDLQIKSNFYKLCEQYGIDIPTTVFYDCKTDGAFETEMMYPVIIKPSNGIEYSRHPFEGQAKVFKVESKEEVQKVIDMIKNSGYQEELIIQDYIPGDDTAMWDSVVYVNSKGETQLVSFAQVVLQEHTKTAIGNYTALITRYNEEVMTKMRGFLEAVGYRGYGNFDLKYDERDGKFKVFEVNIRQGRSSYYINAMGHNLARNFVEDLIYDIPKPCSYLKGDVLFSVVPKIVLKKFVYDETVKKDIRRLIKEKKLVNPLFYKQDKHLKRKIYMFIRQVNYYKKYKQNIW; encoded by the coding sequence ATGACTCGACAACCATTTTTACCGATTATTGTCGGTACTGATATTAATGCATATAACATGGCGATTTCTTTCCATGAAGAATATAAAATCCGTCCGATTCTAGTAGGAAAAGGTGTTTTGCCTTTTACGAACTTAAGCAATATTCCACGTGCGATTGAGTATGACAAAAAACTTGGTGAACCGGATCAGTTCGCCAAAATATTAATTAGCGTAGCGAAGAAATATGAAAATGAAGCGGAAAAGCTGATTTTAATCGGCACAAACGATTTATACGTCCGTTTAATTATTGAAAACCGCGCGATCCTAAGAGATTATTTCGTGTTCAACTATATCGATGAGAATTTAATGAATGACTTGCAGATTAAATCCAATTTCTATAAGCTGTGCGAACAATACGGAATCGATATTCCAACGACTGTATTTTATGATTGCAAAACAGATGGTGCATTTGAAACTGAGATGATGTATCCGGTTATTATTAAACCGAGTAACGGGATCGAATATAGCCGTCATCCATTTGAAGGCCAGGCGAAAGTTTTCAAAGTGGAAAGCAAAGAAGAAGTTCAAAAAGTAATCGATATGATTAAAAATAGCGGCTATCAGGAAGAGCTCATTATTCAGGATTATATTCCCGGTGATGATACAGCAATGTGGGATTCGGTTGTCTATGTCAATTCAAAAGGAGAAACACAGCTTGTATCGTTTGCACAAGTTGTCCTTCAGGAACATACGAAAACGGCGATCGGCAATTACACAGCGCTTATAACTCGCTACAACGAAGAAGTGATGACGAAAATGCGCGGCTTTTTAGAAGCGGTCGGCTATCGCGGCTACGGTAACTTTGATTTGAAATACGATGAGCGTGACGGGAAGTTTAAAGTATTCGAAGTAAATATCCGTCAAGGTCGTTCAAGTTATTATATTAACGCTATGGGTCATAATTTGGCGCGCAACTTTGTGGAAGATCTGATTTACGATATTCCAAAACCTTGCTCGTATTTAAAAGGAGATGTCCTGTTTTCAGTCGTTCCGAAAATTGTATTGAAAAAATTCGTTTACGATGAAACGGTGAAAAAGGATATTCGACGTCTGATCAAGGAAAAGAAACTTGTAAATCCGTTGTTCTACAAACAGGACAAGCACTTGAAACGCAAAATCTACATGTTTATTCGTCAGGTCAACTACTATAAAAAATATAAACAAAACATATGGTAA
- a CDS encoding DUF4003 family protein produces the protein MNAQLQLFFTNIDKIVLYFGADAKYFYIDLALKLTVRNIVFNYEDYEKVRQQIKNNTKWYNFARVNTQIINTYFVHYAKEPEKIGETLNLHKLLTKQFTRHDDSYIAAAYLKSEDHIERINLLIKDLMNKQSVKYAPLKLSTSAMLAGRAEDTKVLANSVEQYYQALVSIGYARTKDTTNTAVILTIGTGNFHNETFARLKELTTFIKKTEKKLKPHHYNTIALLSLAKFEVHQFPALHDMHEEICRFLKLDRKQFNSLLVATQIYTSTEAIGDLPSYDVDFSTIIFSAAEHSNTGHFDSDITAGGAD, from the coding sequence ATGAATGCTCAATTACAATTATTTTTTACAAACATTGATAAAATCGTTTTATATTTTGGGGCAGATGCAAAATATTTTTATATTGACCTCGCATTGAAGCTGACTGTCCGCAATATTGTATTCAACTATGAAGATTATGAAAAAGTTCGTCAGCAAATCAAAAACAATACAAAATGGTATAACTTTGCTCGGGTTAATACTCAAATTATTAATACATACTTTGTTCATTATGCAAAGGAACCTGAAAAAATCGGTGAGACTTTAAATCTCCACAAATTGCTGACAAAGCAGTTTACCCGCCATGATGACAGCTATATTGCAGCTGCCTATTTAAAATCGGAAGACCATATCGAACGAATCAATCTGTTAATTAAGGATTTAATGAACAAACAAAGCGTAAAATATGCGCCATTAAAACTTTCCACTAGTGCGATGCTTGCCGGACGGGCGGAAGACACAAAAGTACTGGCAAATAGTGTGGAACAGTATTATCAGGCACTTGTGTCAATCGGCTATGCAAGAACAAAAGACACGACAAATACAGCTGTCATTTTAACAATCGGAACAGGGAACTTTCATAACGAAACCTTTGCCCGGTTAAAAGAGCTGACAACGTTTATTAAAAAGACAGAAAAAAAGCTGAAGCCGCATCATTACAATACGATTGCCCTGCTCTCGCTCGCCAAATTTGAAGTTCACCAGTTCCCGGCACTCCATGATATGCATGAAGAAATTTGCCGCTTTTTAAAGTTAGATCGTAAGCAGTTTAACTCGCTGCTTGTCGCCACTCAAATTTACACATCGACTGAAGCAATCGGTGACTTACCCTCATATGATGTAGATTTCTCCACAATTATTTTCTCTGCTGCAGAGCATTCAAATACAGGACATTTTGATAGCGACATTACTGCAGGCGGTGCTGATTGA
- the sstT gene encoding serine/threonine transporter SstT gives MKRLFEKWNSINLVNRIIVGIIIGVILALTVPDTVSGITILGALFVSALKAVAPVLVFVLVINAIASHVGGKATNMKMILALYGVATLAAGFVAVMVSYIFPTTLTLKTGAEDLTPPSGIFEVFETLLFNIVTNPVSAIMNANYLGILAWAVVLGVALKAANNTTKSVIANLSDAITKVVQWIISLAPFGILGIVFETVSTTGISALGEYLRLILILVGTMFFVALVVNPLIVFAVARRNPYPLIFTSIKESGITAFFTRSSAANIPVNMALAEKLKLDKDTYAVSIPLGANINMGGAAITISVLTMATAHTVGVEVDFLTAVILMVLAAVSAAGASGVAGGSLLLIPLACSLFGISDDIAMQVVAIGFIIGVIQDSCETALNSSTDIVFTAAAEYAKERNQN, from the coding sequence ATGAAAAGATTGTTCGAAAAATGGAACAGCATCAACTTAGTAAACCGTATTATTGTTGGTATAATTATTGGCGTTATTTTAGCACTAACGGTTCCTGACACAGTAAGTGGTATTACCATTCTAGGGGCTCTATTCGTTTCAGCTTTAAAAGCAGTTGCACCTGTTTTAGTGTTTGTACTTGTTATTAATGCGATTGCTTCACATGTTGGCGGCAAAGCAACAAATATGAAGATGATTCTTGCTTTATATGGTGTTGCGACATTAGCGGCAGGATTTGTAGCTGTTATGGTCAGCTATATTTTCCCGACAACTTTAACATTAAAAACCGGTGCGGAGGATTTGACGCCGCCAAGTGGAATTTTTGAAGTGTTTGAAACATTATTATTCAATATTGTGACAAACCCGGTAAGTGCAATTATGAATGCAAATTATCTTGGTATTTTAGCTTGGGCAGTCGTTTTGGGGGTTGCTCTAAAGGCTGCTAATAATACGACTAAAAGCGTTATTGCCAACTTGTCGGATGCCATTACAAAAGTAGTGCAATGGATCATTAGCTTAGCGCCATTCGGTATTTTAGGGATTGTATTCGAGACGGTTTCCACAACAGGTATTTCTGCGTTAGGTGAGTATTTACGATTAATCCTGATTCTAGTAGGAACAATGTTTTTTGTGGCACTTGTTGTCAATCCGCTTATTGTATTTGCAGTAGCACGCAGAAATCCGTATCCGCTTATCTTTACATCGATCAAAGAAAGTGGAATTACAGCATTCTTCACACGTAGTTCTGCGGCGAACATCCCGGTAAATATGGCGTTGGCGGAAAAATTGAAGTTGGATAAGGATACATATGCTGTTTCAATTCCACTTGGTGCCAATATTAATATGGGAGGGGCAGCAATTACAATTTCTGTGCTGACGATGGCTACTGCTCATACAGTGGGAGTTGAAGTTGATTTCCTTACTGCGGTAATTTTAATGGTGTTGGCTGCAGTATCAGCTGCAGGTGCATCTGGGGTTGCAGGCGGCTCACTGTTACTGATTCCGTTAGCGTGTAGTTTATTCGGAATTTCAGATGATATTGCGATGCAAGTCGTGGCAATTGGTTTCATCATCGGTGTAATTCAGGATTCTTGTGAAACAGCATTGAATTCTTCGACAGATATCGTATTTACAGCAGCAGCTGAATATGCAAAAGAACGTAATCAAAACTAA
- a CDS encoding bile acid:sodium symporter family protein, whose product MVQSLNQFIQRWMPVLTPLSLVIGVLLEKIGTHFLFLVPLLFAVMTFISSLNLKFRDIKVFKQHPKTILFMIAFLHILMPLWAFFLAELIFDDRLLTIGFLISVAVPTGVTSVIWVTISKGNLPLSLAIILIDTLLAPILMPLILHLVVGESISLNTPALIFDLIWMIVLPSILGILVNEWTKGKLFEQYGKPMSLISKLCLFAIIMINSSAIAPYVKTIDWELAKVIAVVLFLAVSGYILSLVLGRLFWKSEADQATFVFNGGMRNIAVGVVIATTYFPSKVAMPVVFGMLFQQVLASIFYKIIRKNSAVE is encoded by the coding sequence ATGGTTCAATCGCTAAACCAATTTATTCAAAGGTGGATGCCAGTATTAACACCGCTCAGTTTAGTCATCGGTGTTCTGCTCGAAAAAATCGGTACCCATTTTCTTTTTCTAGTGCCGTTATTATTTGCGGTAATGACTTTCATCAGCAGTTTGAATCTGAAATTTCGCGATATAAAAGTGTTTAAACAACATCCTAAAACGATTTTATTTATGATTGCTTTTCTACATATTCTCATGCCTTTATGGGCGTTCTTTCTGGCAGAGCTCATATTCGATGACCGCCTATTAACAATAGGTTTTCTCATTTCCGTTGCCGTGCCAACAGGGGTTACGAGCGTCATTTGGGTGACAATCAGTAAAGGCAACCTGCCTTTGTCACTCGCCATCATTTTGATTGATACATTGCTTGCTCCGATTCTCATGCCGTTAATCTTGCATTTAGTTGTCGGGGAGTCTATATCCCTAAATACACCAGCCCTTATTTTTGATCTTATTTGGATGATTGTCTTACCTTCGATATTAGGTATCCTTGTCAATGAATGGACAAAAGGAAAGTTGTTCGAACAATATGGAAAACCAATGTCTTTAATCTCGAAGCTCTGTTTGTTCGCAATTATTATGATTAATAGTAGTGCAATTGCACCCTATGTAAAAACGATAGACTGGGAGCTTGCAAAAGTAATTGCGGTTGTCTTATTTTTAGCAGTTTCCGGCTATATACTATCCCTTGTGCTTGGCCGACTGTTTTGGAAATCAGAGGCCGATCAGGCGACATTTGTCTTTAATGGGGGAATGCGGAATATTGCGGTAGGGGTCGTTATCGCTACTACATATTTCCCGTCAAAAGTAGCAATGCCGGTCGTTTTCGGGATGTTATTCCAGCAAGTATTAGCTTCGATATTTTATAAAATAATCCGAAAAAATTCGGCAGTAGAATAA
- a CDS encoding hemolysin family protein codes for MDSIIIINLILVAVFILLTAFFVGAEFSILKVRMSRIDQLIAEGNKKAVTAKKVTQDLDYYLSACQLGITITALILGALGEPTVEKMLEPVFDYFSIPAAVATALSYVIALSVVTFLHVVLGELMPKTLAIQYAEKMTLLLAPPLYWFGKITGPIISVLNGSARGLLKIFGVKPAGHDTVYSEEELKMIVTQSYEGGEINQTELAYLENIFAFDTRKLREVMIPRSEIITIEKTYTLQQILAVIDEYEFTRYPVIDRTKNTAAFTGFINSKEMLTDIAAGRTNSFTTHIREIPRYKETVAIKDVFLKMQQTRNHMAIVTDEKGITIGLVTMEDILSEIVGEIEDEDDGEIIPST; via the coding sequence TTGGACAGTATTATAATTATAAATTTAATTTTAGTTGCGGTATTTATTTTGTTAACAGCCTTTTTCGTTGGGGCAGAATTCTCGATTTTAAAAGTGCGTATGTCAAGAATCGATCAGCTTATCGCAGAGGGCAATAAAAAAGCCGTCACTGCAAAAAAGGTAACACAGGATTTGGATTATTATTTATCGGCCTGTCAGCTTGGGATTACGATTACAGCGTTAATTCTTGGTGCACTAGGTGAACCGACCGTAGAAAAAATGCTTGAGCCTGTTTTTGACTATTTCAGCATTCCAGCCGCGGTTGCAACAGCCCTTTCTTATGTGATTGCCCTATCGGTTGTTACTTTTTTACACGTAGTACTTGGCGAGTTGATGCCAAAAACATTAGCCATCCAGTATGCTGAAAAAATGACACTATTATTGGCACCGCCACTTTATTGGTTCGGTAAAATTACAGGACCGATTATTTCCGTATTAAATGGTTCTGCTCGCGGGCTGCTCAAAATCTTTGGTGTCAAACCGGCTGGCCACGATACAGTTTACTCGGAAGAAGAGCTTAAAATGATTGTGACACAAAGTTATGAGGGAGGGGAAATCAACCAGACGGAGCTTGCCTATTTAGAAAATATTTTCGCTTTTGATACGCGAAAATTGAGGGAAGTAATGATTCCGCGCAGTGAAATTATCACAATCGAAAAAACATATACATTACAGCAAATTCTTGCTGTAATTGATGAATACGAATTTACGCGTTATCCGGTCATTGATCGTACTAAAAATACAGCAGCCTTTACTGGTTTCATTAACTCTAAGGAAATGCTGACTGATATTGCTGCAGGACGTACGAATTCTTTTACTACGCACATTCGTGAGATTCCTCGCTATAAAGAAACAGTAGCGATAAAAGATGTGTTTTTAAAAATGCAGCAAACCCGCAATCATATGGCGATTGTAACCGACGAAAAAGGTATCACAATCGGCCTTGTTACGATGGAAGATATCCTTTCTGAAATTGTGGGAGAAATTGAAGATGAAGATGATGGAGAAATTATTCCCTCAACATAA